The Delphinus delphis chromosome 13, mDelDel1.2, whole genome shotgun sequence DNA window catGGGTCAtgtctcctttccatgtcctcagttattccactacatttccccctttttgttttgtaatttttgcaGCATCAAGGAGAACGCGGCAGCATTACTCTCGATGTTAAACTACATGGAATTATTTTGCAGCTTGTGCAGCATCAAGGAAAACACAGCAGCTTGTTGCGATGTTGTATGGCGGGTGACTTTCAATCGTTGTCGGACTATAATTAAacatatgattattattataatgagCATTAGCAATCCTGCAGCAGAAGCTGTTATGGCTATAATACCCATGACAGCTGCAATCAACATTTCTataaatcttttacttttttttaatgtatcagttaaaTATTGTAAAACAGTCATAGGaagagatttttgccatttcctTCCAAGATTGACAGGAAGCCAAAGACCTGTCCGAGCTCGTAAGATATACAAACTTTCAGTAGATATGTTAAAAGATatactagagggcttccctggtggcacagtggttgagagtccgcctgccgatgcaggggacacgggttcgcaccccggtccgggaggatcccacatgccgcggagcggctaagcccgtgagccatggccgctgagcctgcgcatccggagcttgtagctccgcaacgggagaagccacaacagtgagaggcctgcataccgcaaaaaaaaaaaaaaaaaaaaaaagatgtactaGAGTTAATGCAGGTATACAGAGAGCAatttttacatattataataCCTTGAGTCTCATTCCATACAGCTGGTCCCTTTAACAATATATAAGGTAATTTCACACAACTACGAGTATATCgagtaacatttttatgaaaagtcaAACTATGATTTCCAGATTTGTTAACCATATGTCCTACCCAGGCATTAATCTTTTTCAAAGCTGTCATAGCTTCCATAAATCCTTTTGGATAGGATATCCATTTAAATGAGGACCAGGAGGAGAAAACCCTCCTGCATGCCATACTATGGTATCATTAATAGTATTGCTATAAATAGTGTTATCCTTTCTATGCCAGTATAAATTTTTCAGACCGCTTTTTCCTTGGGTGGAGCCAAAAGGACTCCAATCAATGACGCTTCCCCAAGAAGTACTAACAAGAATCCGAGCCATATCTCCTCGGCATCGAGTCCAATGGACCCAATCCGATAATCGATCCACAAGAGGCACCTGGCATGGAGGCAAATAAGGTGCGGAAACATTCTCATTAAGAGTGGAATTAGAACTTTCAAAACTATAAGCACTCAAAAGATATAACCCATgatatctgcttttatttttgacAACACTTAACTATGTCTGATAATTCATTTTAAGGCAATGATCTCCCTTTCCCATACAAATAGGAGGTCCATTAACACCCACCGTGTAATTTTCTATTACCCTTCCTTCTTCTTCCGGCTTCAAAGGGCCTCTATCATCAAAAGAACCAGGCAACCATCCAGACTCATTTACATATACAAGAATTGGGGCATCCCACTAGGTAACCCCTATATTAAGAGGAGGGTTAGGAATATAAGTCCAATAAGTATGGTTAGTACAATTTACCTCATTGGCTGATATGTTTATTACTTTTGCAGACAACATTGCCAGCATGGCTACAAAAAGATTGGTGCTAGTGGGGTTTACCTTGTGAAATGACAAGATTTTTGGCAGTGTCTGCAAACTTTTTTATTTGCCCCCAGGTCAATGGAGGTGCCTTCTTCTTTCCACCAAGTAGTAGTCTTGGCAAGCGCCTTTTAATCCTGAGGAATTAATATGTTTTTGGAAGCATACCTAAACAAAAGACCTTGAACATAATTAGAATGCATTCCATATGCATTAATGgcttcttttagcattttttaaatttttacattatgAGGGTTATATTTAACGTTCATATATCCATTCGGAAATTGACCATTAGCAGGCATAGCTTGTCTAACAATAGGGAAAGCAAAAAATGATTCAGAATATTGCTTTTCTTCCGTATTCATCTCTTCTTCCAACAATAGTCTATTAGATTTAGGTTTTAGAGGAAAGTGAAACTGACGAGAGGCTCCAACAGGATAAGCTGCTAATTCTAAAGGAGGAGCTGAAGGAATAGTAGGACATGGCTCCTGATATGACGGAGTGctagcattatttttatttttttccaatttaaccatcaaatttttttaactttgaaagtaTATCAGAAATCTCATTCTGTTGAGAAAGTGGCATCTCATTTTGTTTGTTAGTCTGCTCCTAACCTTTATCATCGTCAGAAAAAGCCCCTTCATACTGGAATCTGAAAAATCCTCTCCTGTCTTAGAcacaaggggaggaggaggcggaggaaggTCCTCTATAGGAGACTCACGAAACAGAGTACGAAAAGCAGCAGAATGATCGGGAGCAGAATTCGGACGCTGAGGGTGCACCCCATTTTCATTTTCCGTCTCAGATTGTAACGGTTACAGGGCAAGggaaattaatttacaaagagaCCAAACACGGACAGATATAGGGTCTCCATGCTGATGAGCTCTTCTTAAGGCTCGCATAAcctgttttcaaacttttaaatttaactggTTATGACCAGTAGATTGAAACCAGTAACAATGTTTACGTACCAGCGCAAACAATTCATCAAAAGATTCTGGTTTCACTTTCACTCCTGAACTCCGTAATAACTGTTTTAGGAGTTTAATGTATTGAAATTCTACTGAATGGGAATTCCCCATTACAGTTACTCTACTGTTGCCGAAGGTTTTGCTTACTCTAGCGGACCAATTTCCCCTTCGGTCCCGCGATCACGCGATTACTTACCTTCAGGTCCCTGTTCGGGCGCCAAATGTTGTACTTTATCTTATGACAGGGCCgaaagtaagctcatcacacgagatgaattgtgccgaagcacagcagtagagggctgccgctcgctcaggcaaaacagcgccGTCTGTCCTGTTGTGGTaccttttattaaagcattatctagGTTTACactttaaaacttgttttttttaacatttcagaagTGCTAAAGCAGCaacctatgtttttattaattatacaagCAATAATTGGCTTTCTTGAGAACCTGCCATGCTTCGTCCTTGAGCGCAAAAGCAGCACAaagttcccaccattattttgattatactgaagtagcacaaggacatttccttgcgttcccaccactctgattagactgaggacatctcatggatcagtgcccaaagcactcaatgcttctttgcaggcccccggtttgccgggggggggggcgggggggtgctcAAAGCATTCAGGACTGTTCACAGCTCTGGCTTATTCACATGCCCCCggtttgcgggggggggggggggggggggggcggggctcaaagcaatcaggactgtttgtagttctggcttattcgccagcccccagtttgttgggggggggggctcatgCGTCAtgtctcctttccatgtcctcagttattccactacagAGGACGTCTGGTTAATGTATAATGCAGATGCACATTGCCCATTGGGGAGGGCCCAATACGGGTAGGGAGTATGTTACGCTTAAATTTTCTTATCCTGCCTTAAAACATCGGATCTCCTCCAGGGCTATTGTGTCCCGTTCTCTCTTCCCGCTGGAGTCACTAGAGCGCCTAGGGACATGTCATGCCTGGCAATGGCCAGAGCTTCTTCCACCAGGGGAGGGCTGGTGCTGCTCTGCAGGCAAACAGGAGGCCCGTGAGGGCGGGTCCAGGCTGGAAAGGTAGCGTTGTGCGGCTCACTGCACCTGACAACGAGAGGACAGGCTGGTGCGCCCGACAGAAACCCAGTGGGCTCCTGCTGTACACTCGTCCCGAGACAGGGGTttctggggaaagaggagggCCTTGTGTCCGTCATTTCATACAACTCTGGTCTGGAGACCATCAATAAGAGTAAATAAGAAAATTGCTGCTCACACAGGAAtgatgaatcagccatacacagaCTGAGCACTGACTGTATACCCACTGTCACACAATGAGAGAACAGGCTGACAGTGTAGGTCCCTGGACTCTCCCTCAGCACCTCATATCCCCACAGACCAAGGCGGAGCCTGCAGAGCACAGAGTGGGCGCCGACTGGATATGTGCAGCCTACACCTGTACTGCAGCCTCTCCAAAGTACAGGTGTGCCACTCTACTCTAGGGGCGCAGGAAAGCAGttgcaatggaaaaaaatttggaGACCGTCCACAGTTAGCTTTCTTGGTTCATcaaaattttattaacaaaacCAGAGTGGGGGAGGCAAAGGTGCGGAGACTCCGCAAGCCCTCCCAGGCACAGAgaacagagagacagaagaacagacaaGGATGTGAGGAAGTTCTGAGGCCCTGTGGTAAGGGCAAACAGGCGGTCAAACGGTGCACGGGCACAGGCAGAAACTCAGGGACCGTGGGAGGAACATGAATGGCAGACCAGACAAATGGGGGCTCCGGGGCCGCTCCCGCCCGCGCTGCAGGGCGGGAGGGCACCTGGACCGCTGGGGCTCAGCGGTCGGCGCTGGAGCGCAGGTCGGTCGTGAGCGGGTCGTGCTGGATGGTTTGGTGCAGCATCAGGGCCAGTAAGCCCGCCCGGTTGGTCATGGCAGTGCGGACATTGCGCTCTTGCTCAAACAGCTCGTCCAGCTTGTACCACTGCCGGGGGAGCAGGGGGAGCCGTGACAAGGGGATCCCCGagccaccccccctccccccgcatcCGCCGCCGAGACCTACCACACGCACGCGCTCCAGGTCCACCTCGGCACGCCGCAGCTTCTCCCAGCAGTAGTGGCGGTTGCACTGGCGCTTGGGCAGGCGGCAGAACTCACCCGTGAGCTCAAAGACGTCACGTACAAGGGGGCACCCGCATACCTCGTCAGCTGGCACCTGCGGGGAGACCGGGGTGGGCGTGAGTGCGGAGCGGCGAGGCCAGGAGGAGGACAGGAGTGGGGGCCGGGGGGTGGGAAGGAAAGGCGAGGTGGGGGGAGTAGGAGGGGATGCAACAGGGAAAGGAGAGGCACGGAGGGCGAGGAGGCAGGGCAAGTGGGGGCTGTGGAAGTGGGCCGGCAGGAAGAAGGGAagcgggagagggaggaaggaagtgtggcccggggggaagggaggaggacagAATGGGGAAAGCTGAGGGAAAAGCTTACTTTGGGGTCCCGTGAGTGCTCGGGGCACAGCACCTGGAGCCGCTTGCAGTATGTCTTGCTCTGAGGATTGTAGACGTCGCAGAAGAGTCGTGTGGCCCTGGGGGTGTGGAGCAGAGAAGGTAGCAGAGGAAGCGGAGGGTGGCACCCAGGCCCGGCCCCGCTAACCCCTGCAGTGCCCACACTCACCCCTCGATGCGGGTCGGGTACATGGACCCAAAGGACGTCTGGCTTTCGTACTGGAGGGGTGAGCACAAACGGAGGGACTGTGGATGTGCGCCGCGTGCCCTCGCGAGACggcacccccgcccccagggacCCAGGGATGTCCCCACACCGTCCACCCCCTCAGGCCGACACCCTGACCTTGGCGTAACAGCGCTCCATGTGGCGCAAGGCAACACGTGGGTTGATGGGGTGCCCGCAGGAGACACAGAAGATCTGCAGGTCCGTGTCATCGCTGTCACCCTCATTGCTCTGCACGGGGTAGAGGAGACGATGAGGCCAGGCGGGAGCAGGTACTGGGCCCTGCGCCGCTGCTGCACCCGTGCCCGCTCACCTCCTCGTCCTCGCGCACAGCCTGCTGTTTGGCCCGCAGGATAATGGCCTCGAGCTCGTGGAATCGGCGCTCCATTTCCTGAAGGCGGGTGCGGGCGCTCTGCTGCTCCCGGCGGATGCGTTCGAGCAGCTTCTTGCCGTGCTCCTCAGCAATGCAGGGGCTCTGCTGCCACTGCTGGATGCGCTGGGGGAGGATCTCGTAGATGCGGCTGCAGGGAGGCAGTGAATTGGGTGAGCAGAGAAGAAGGCAAGGCAGTAAGGTGAGCAATGTGATCCAAGGGCGCAGAGCAGATGGGTGACTCAGTGGTGAAAGGTAAGGAACCAGGTGACTGAAGGGCAGATGGCTGGGCGGACAGACAGACGGATGCGGGAGCAGGTGGATGGCCCGGTGGGTGCTGGGTGACTGAATGGTGACTGACCGGCAGACACACAGGGGGCTCTGGCCATGCCCCACCCTGTACTCCCTGAATCCCCTGAACCCTCCAGCAATGACTCACTTGGCTGCCAACTTCATGCCGCAGTCATCTGAGCAATACTTGGAGCCGGGCTGGGCAGCGCGCACACAGCCAGGGCCCAGGCACTGCGGCAGCAACGCAGGGTCCTTGGCGTCAGTGCGCTCCGGGTGTTTCCATTTGTCCTTGTGCTTCTGCTTCTGCCGATGCCGCTTgtatctttcttccttctgtggGACAAGATGGGCCAGGGCAGGGCGCAGCTGAAGTCAGCCCCGCACCCGTTTCCCCCTGCACCCCAGCCCTTCAGCCCCTGACCTTCGcgctccctccccacacccactgcACCCTCTCGGTCACCTTCTTCTCAGACTTCTTCTCCCGACGCTTCACATGCTTCACTTTCACCGCCCTCTTCCGCAGCGCAGGGTCCAGGAACGGGGACTCCTCCGTGTCACTCATCCAGGGCTGCAAGTGAGGCACACGCTGATTCGCCTGCTCCACTCGTGACTTCCCTACCACCTGCTCGGTCCCCACGTCAGTATTCCATACCCtctgcctcctctctcctcaTCATGGACACTCTCTGCTTCTGCAACCACTACCCTTCCACATGGGACACTCTGTCTGCTCACCAGGCCATGGTCATCAAAGGCTCCTGCACAGAAGTCCTGGTACAGGTCAGGGTCCAGTGGGAGGTCCTCGTCCGAGAGTGGCTCGGGTGTAGCCGTAGCCTCAGGCAGCTCCttgactgctgctgctgccactgccccCTCGTCCTCGCGGATACGCCCCAGCTTCTGCGACGGCTGTGGCTGCTGCTGGGTGGGCAGTGGCCGGCGAGGCCTTGGCAGGGACTCTGAGGGCATCACCGGCGAGAGCTGCAGGGCAGAATCTCAGGACTGGCCCTGACCGCCCTGCCCGcaggccccgcccgccctgggggGCTGGACTCACCGAGGAAGGGAAGTACTTGTACGATTCCTGTGCCGGCAGGAGGAAGGCCCAGGTCAGCCCCAGGTGGATGGAGGGGACCCTGCCCTAGCCCTTCCCACAAGTGCCCGACTCCACCAACGAGCCCCGCCTCGCCTCCCTAGACACACcagcaccccccgccccccatcgcCAGGACATGCTCGGCCCTGCTCCAGCTGCGCTGACACGTCTGACCACCTAGGAACGCCTGGCCCTACCCCGTGCATCTGGGGTTGCGGACTCCCCTGCTAGCCCAGCACATCTGGTCACGACTCACTCGTCTGAACCAGCCAGGTCCCTCCCCACCTGTCCGTATGCGATTAGGCTCCACCTCACCCGGCCCACCCATCCTAGCCTCAATCAGCTCTTCCCAGACATCCTGGCCCCCCACCTGAccctgcccagctctgcccatGCTCACCCGGGCCCGAAGCTGGCACTGACGCAGCCGGCACTTCTGCCGGATCTTGTTGGGGCCCCCAAACTTCTTCATGTCTCGGCAGAAGTCACAGTGGCCACAGTCTTCCGTGCGCCGGCAGGCCTCACACTCACCACACATACGGGCTGACCGTTtgatctgctgctgctgctggtgatgCTAGCAAGAGGCGCCCGCAACACAGCTCAGGAACCGAGCAGGGCCTGAGATGGGATCACCTCCCCTAACCCAGCCATCGCGGCCACTCACCTGGCTGGGTGTGGCCACCAGGGGCTGTGGAGAGGATTTGTGGGGCGAAGCAGAGCCCCGAGCAAGCATGGCCCCAACCCCTGTCCCTGACCCCGCCCGGCGCTGCAGGTCCAGATCCGGGGCAGGTCTCTTGCGCCCTCCACCCTCATCCCGGGGCTCACTGCCGTCTCGCTCAGTGCTGTCCCGCTCCCGTGACTTCTTGTGCCGATAGCGGATCTCCAGCTTGGGGTCCTTCTCTGCGGGGCAGAGGGTGGAGCCAGCGTGGGTTGGCACCGGGGGATGTGGATGGCACCTgaactctttcttccttttctctcctcttcgGTCCCACCAGCCTGCTCTGTCTCCCTACTCCAGGGCAGAGCTGTCCCTGCCGGTGGAGCTTTCTATCACAGCTCACGATGGAGCCTCCATTCCGGCTTAGCACTGACCAACAATCACTCTGCCCACAGACGCAGATCACTACCCCCCGTGAACCACCCTCCCATTAaggcttctccttctcctccctggcAGCCCCAGCTGCCTGCCCTGTCCACTCCGGCCCCTCACCTCGGCACTCCCGGCAGTACCACTCCCGGATGGCCTTGGCCATCTTCTCAGTGATCCGGATGCAGTCCCCATGAAACCACTCGTTGCAGTTGTCACAGCCGCTGCGGAGGATGGGGCGAGTGAGGGAGATGCGAGGGGCCAGACCCATCGGCCTCTCCCCACCCGGCCAGGTGTCCATCCCGCCCACCGCTCCGCGGCTCACATCATGAAGCAGTTGATGTCTGGTTTGCGGCAGATGCAGTAGATGGGCGCGTTTTCCCCGTTCTCTGACTTGCTGTCCTCCCCGGCATCTGGAGGCTCTGGGTCTGAAGCGTCCGCCTCCTGTGGGAGCCCCCAACATGGCTCCTTAGAGAACCCCCATCATGATGCCTCATCCCTCCAGTACAGCTCTATCACGGCTCACCACAGACCTCAACAGTCTGCCAATAGACTTCCCACCATGGCTCCTCATAAATCTCCCCACCATAGTCCCCACAGACCACCCCCCCTCACTCAC harbors:
- the LOC132436284 gene encoding CXXC-type zinc finger protein 1 isoform X2, whose protein sequence is MEADASDPEPPDAGEDSKSENGENAPIYCICRKPDINCFMIGCDNCNEWFHGDCIRITEKMAKAIREWYCRECREKDPKLEIRYRHKKSRERDSTERDGSEPRDEGGGRKRPAPDLDLQRRAGSGTGVGAMLARGSASPHKSSPQPLVATPSQHHQQQQQIKRSARMCGECEACRRTEDCGHCDFCRDMKKFGGPNKIRQKCRLRQCQLRARLSPVMPSESLPRPRRPLPTQQQPQPSQKLGRIREDEGAVAAAAVKELPEATATPEPLSDEDLPLDPDLYQDFCAGAFDDHGLPWMSDTEESPFLDPALRKRAVKVKHVKRREKKSEKKKEERYKRHRQKQKHKDKWKHPERTDAKDPALLPQCLGPGCVRAAQPGSKYCSDDCGMKLAANRIYEILPQRIQQWQQSPCIAEEHGKKLLERIRREQQSARTRLQEMERRFHELEAIILRAKQQAVREDEESNEGDSDDTDLQIFCVSCGHPINPRVALRHMERCYAKYESQTSFGSMYPTRIEGATRLFCDVYNPQSKTYCKRLQVLCPEHSRDPKVPADEVCGCPLVRDVFELTGEFCRLPKRQCNRHYCWEKLRRAEVDLERVRVWYKLDELFEQERNVRTAMTNRAGLLALMLHQTIQHDPLTTDLRSSADR
- the LOC132436284 gene encoding CXXC-type zinc finger protein 1 isoform X1 → MEADASDPEPPDAGEDSKSENGENAPIYCICRKPDINCFMIGCDNCNEWFHGDCIRITEKMAKAIREWYCRECREKDPKLEIRYRHKKSRERDSTERDGSEPRDEGGGRKRPAPDLDLQRRAGSGTGVGAMLARGSASPHKSSPQPLVATPSQHHQQQQQIKRSARMCGECEACRRTEDCGHCDFCRDMKKFGGPNKIRQKCRLRQCQLRARESYKYFPSSLSPVMPSESLPRPRRPLPTQQQPQPSQKLGRIREDEGAVAAAAVKELPEATATPEPLSDEDLPLDPDLYQDFCAGAFDDHGLPWMSDTEESPFLDPALRKRAVKVKHVKRREKKSEKKKEERYKRHRQKQKHKDKWKHPERTDAKDPALLPQCLGPGCVRAAQPGSKYCSDDCGMKLAANRIYEILPQRIQQWQQSPCIAEEHGKKLLERIRREQQSARTRLQEMERRFHELEAIILRAKQQAVREDEESNEGDSDDTDLQIFCVSCGHPINPRVALRHMERCYAKYESQTSFGSMYPTRIEGATRLFCDVYNPQSKTYCKRLQVLCPEHSRDPKVPADEVCGCPLVRDVFELTGEFCRLPKRQCNRHYCWEKLRRAEVDLERVRVWYKLDELFEQERNVRTAMTNRAGLLALMLHQTIQHDPLTTDLRSSADR